CGGTTTCTTAAAGCCGAAGCGGGGATAATTTAACGAGCAGCTTTCCTTATGTTCGAGACCGCCATAGCCACTGCCAGACAGGTGCAGCAGAAACATATATTCGTCGTAGGGCAGTTCCCCGCCGAAAATTTTGGCTTCGGTTTGGATGATTTTTTTCGTGTCGGCGATCGCCTTTTCCGCATCAAAATTTCCTTCCCCCCAAACGACCCAACGGTGGGGTTTCCCTTCACAGAGAAACTCATGGCTGTCGTGGATCCCGACTTCCACAGGGCTATCCACCAACACATCAAAATTCTCCACCCAAAAACAATTGTCCTGGTCTTCGATCAGGGGCAGGGTAGTATTCACTTCCCAGGCGATGTGAGGCGGTTCTACCGCTAAAGTGCAGGCTTGGTCTTGGTAACCGGGAATAAAGCAAAAGAGAGCCGCACCGTTGAAATAGCCGTGGGTTTCGTCCAAGTGGTTTGTGCGCACGCTCAGGTCATTGGCATAGACCCGGTAATGCACTTGAATGTCGGCGATGTTCTCCGTCTCAATTTGCCAGTGGTTTTTACTCACCTTGTGCCAAAGTAACTCAGTCCCTGTCGGAGTTGTGGCCCGAAAATCCTGGAGATGACGCGAATATTCTCGCACCATGTAGGAACCGGGGGTCCACACGGGCATTTTTAGATCCAATTTGGCCGCTTCCCATTGACTGACCGCGATCGTCACCTCAAACAGGTGGGTTTGGGGCTGGGGCATGGCTACCCGATAGGCGATCGCCACCTTACTTTGAACTGTTGTTGTCGAGAAAGTTGTTGCCGTATGAACCATCAAAAAAACCTGCTTCTAAGCCCGATTTGCTAAATTTGTCAGTTGCTTAAAGTTAATCAAGTGGATGCGACCTTCACCAATTTCGATCCAGCCTTTCCCTTCCAGTTTAGACAAAATCATTTCCACTTCTTTGGGGGTAATATCCGCCACATCCGCAAGGTCTGACACTGAGAGTTGAATGATCTCCATCCCTTGATCGGTCGGTTGACCATAGTTTTCGGCCAGTAGGAGGAGGGTTTTGACCAATTTCAAGGCAGGGGGCTGTTTGCGCCAATAAAACCGGGCATTGGCATTGCGGAGACGGCGCACCATCAGTTGCAGCATTTTGTGGTGCAGTTGGGGATCTTTAAACAAGAGTTGGATAAACCGCTGGGCCGAAACGCTGAAGAGCTTCACCGTTGAAAGAGCAACGACATCAGTGGAACGGGGCGATTCATCGAGCACCGACATTT
The nucleotide sequence above comes from [Synechococcus] sp. NIES-970. Encoded proteins:
- a CDS encoding transcriptional regulator with cyclic nucleotide binding domain protein; the protein is MDIEAFSELFPLFSTANPETIEWLLSVTTEHEYPAERTVLMEDSWGNAVYFIESGWIKVRRLTGDNETVTLAIMGEGDFFGEMSVLDESPRSTDVVALSTVKLFSVSAQRFIQLLFKDPQLHHKMLQLMVRRLRNANARFYWRKQPPALKLVKTLLLLAENYGQPTDQGMEIIQLSVSDLADVADITPKEVEMILSKLEGKGWIEIGEGRIHLINFKQLTNLANRA